The Primulina huaijiensis isolate GDHJ02 chromosome 18, ASM1229523v2, whole genome shotgun sequence DNA window AAAATTGACCGTGCCAAAAACATTAACTTGATTTTTctatacaaaaaaatttgaatttaaaaaaaaaataaagttataatatGATTATGATTAGTGTCGTTAATTACGttactctaattttttttttgaaaaagacaCTTTTAACCCTGAATACTTTTTTTACTGAAAACAATTTCGGTCCCGAAACATGTCAACATTTTTAACCCTTAAAATTTAACAAGTAGTCCTCACgactaatttattatatttattaaattataaggACCAAAAAtggatataaaatttaataacaaaaaatattatagaaagatgaagatgataaataataatacaagtatacttatattttataattttttataaataaataaaatttattatagtttttttttatatatacacgAGAACTATCTCATTACAAATTCTAATGCTTTTTATCTAAATTTCCTTTGTTTTAGTCatttatacaaaataatatcatagaatcttgtttgcataataatatatatttatatcatatattatttatcatcttcatctttacaataaataatattataatatatatattttttctcttggatccctaaaatataataaatatcataatttagtATTTATCATTATATTTAGCAATAAACTTAATGATGAGGACTGATTTTGTTAGCACCATTAAAGTgttaaaattgaaaatgttCAAGTGTCAaaagtattttaataaataagaaaatttgaGAACTACGAATGTAATTTCTCTTTTTCTATATTTAAATGTAAGTTAattttatgacaaaaacttgtgtgagacgatctcacgggtcgtatttgtgagacggatctcttatttgggttatccatgaaaaagtattactttttatgctaagagtattattttttattgtgaatatgggtagggttggcccgtctcacagattaagatccgtgagacggtctcacatgagacctactctaattttatattaagattgAAGGATAAAAACCGATTGATTATTCCTACCTAAACACACCAGTTACTGCATACAATACATTATAGTTTGATATTTAACTTTCCCCAATAGATGGTTCATTAATTTAATTGCAGGAAGGACGGAAATGTAGGTAGTCGTCCAAGTGGAACACATTTAAACAAACTAACGTCATTAATGATGTTAAATTGGATGCTTAATtatcttatatattttattttaattatttccaTTGAGCTTGTaaaacattaaataaaaaataaaaaataaaaatgaataaggCTTGTAAAAGTTGAAGTAATCAAATTCATTAGTGTTGATGAGATCTACTTGGAAATCAATTGTTAGATGCCAAACAACTTTCCCCTGTATTTCTGCATTACTCCCGAGTTACTACCTACAAAAAAACACATACATTCCCAGTCAAAATTTCAATGGAGGATTGCGAAATCGTATGTTCTTTCCCACCAACACATACGCATCGTCCATCTCACACTACTCATGTGCATTCCAAACTAAAACTAAAACCAAGCAAATATTCTGCTTTAATAAAATCTATAATCAAACTGCAACATGTTCGAGAACAAGAAACAACGCCGATCTGTGTTCACTTGTTTTCTTTCAGAGAACACAACATACACACAAAATACACAGTTCTAGTAAATATGACAACTGTACTCTACAGCATCAGAATGCCAACCGCTCAGAGGGTTCAAGCAGCGGCTCCTTTCTTACCGCAGTAGGGTCCGCAGAAATATCTGACTTTTTGGACCGGTACAGCACAAAATGCTGAAACATGAAAAGAATGTCAAAGAAAACCGATACCTGTTAAAGGAAAATCAGTTAACCACCGTGGCACTTGGGTTTTTTCGTATAAAAAGGAATTTGGGTCTGAAGAGAGGATATATACATACCAAAGATATCATCGTCTTCCCTATGTTACCATAAAAGATGACCCAGGAATCTGTGAAACAACAAGAACCAAAGATAGCAGAATGAATCTTTAAGGGTCTTTTCTGTCAGGTGATAACTCATTAAAATCGGTATTTTTGTGATCAACTCACTTTGATCTATAGATTGCACAGCCATTTGACAATAGTTAGTTAATCCTCCGAAGAAATCAAGAAGAATGTTGCCTATGCTAAACCCAACAGTACTTTTTCGTTGGAAGTTTAAGAATGCCTGCGTTCAGCACCAAAACCTCATATCAGATAGATTTAGAAGGAATATTCGCAAATTTCCCTGAAGTAGGAGGTTCGTCGAGATGAAGCCTGAACAAATCTGGAGTAAACGAACCCATGATATGGAAGATATGATATCAGGCCTACCTGAGGAATGTATTTGATGATCGTCATAACAACCTGAATCATGCTGCAATTGAGGACAGACTGAATGAGTTAAAGAACTACACAAAGGAGGAAGCAGCCCTCATTATTTTGCCATTCTTGACGTTATTTGATTTTCATTATTCAGGATTTTCTTGTTTTAGGGAAAAAAACATGTAGTACTAAGCGTAGGGCAATGTTTAAGTCTGAGTAGGTCATATAGAAACATAGTTCTGAGCATAGAACAATGCTCAATAAATGATGaggttttattttgaaattaaaatttgtgTAGTTTTGTATAAAAAACTTCCCCCAAAAGTGGCCGATGGAGAGAGCCTCAGTAAGTTTCTTCATCACTTGTATGAGTACTACACAAACGTATTTATCTTCCCCTTCAATGAAACTTTCTAGCTTCAGACCTATTGCTCCTAGAGCTAGGGATAAATCTAACGAAGATTGTTTCTATAAAAGCAAACCGCATTCCTCGGTTAACCGTGCTTAACAAACACCTCAACAAGGTATACAGACCAGATGTGGAGCAAAGATAACGGAAATGGAGAAACCATCTTACTTGAAGCAAGACACCAGCCAAAACCAGGAGTTTCTGGGTATGGCTAGAAAAATGCAAACAGCTGCAGAAAACCAGGCGACAGAAACAATTCCGACGGAGGTTTTTGAAACTTTCTGATTGCCACGCTGTCAAGAAATCAATATGTACATCATAGAATTCAAGCATTCCTTTTCAATAAACCGTTGACAATCTTAAATTGGAAAATTTATATTCTCTATTTGCGAACAACTACCATTCATTTCATGAATGTTCATGCTAACAGTATACATAGACAGTGAAATGGAGAAACTTACATCATAAATTGCAATCTGAAACAAGGTAAACGCAGTCAAGAGAACGGCATGCGCGGAGAAAGCAACATCATTGGCGGCAACAGGTATCATCTGCAACTAAAAAATCAGATACAAATCTAAAGCCATATAGTATCATATTCCTAgtgcaaattaaaattttggagTAAAAAATACCTCATTGAAACCAAATTTCTCCCGGTATTGCCTCTGCACAGTAGAGCTAAAGAAGAGAGACGCGTTGTAGATGAGATACGACGAGTGCTTCGTCAAATTCAACAATACAAAATCGAAATTCAATCCTACCACGCTGCGAAAATAGTTATCCgatcaacactaaaaaaaaGCCACAAAATAAATGGGGAAATTGAAGGTGAAGAAAACCTTTTCCTATGGAAATTTAAGAAAACTTGAGGATAGAAACTGATGGACCAAGAAAAGAACGCAACCCATCCCAGAACGTAGTACAACACTTCCAAGTGATCTGAATTCCAAGATGCCATGTTTTTTCTCGCAATCCAATTCTGCGATTTCGAGAAATAACGAATCCCAAATATCTAAGGTGGGTGGTATTGGTGAACGTGTGTACTTTGTCGTCCCGATTCATGCAGCTGAATCAAGTTGCTGATACTCCATCTCAGATttaacccccccccccccccccaccccaCCCCCTCAGTATTTTGTTTGGTGTATCTTCTTAATGAAATAATACAAGGGcaacttatttaaaaatatcaactttcttttcaatttttttttactactcTTTCTTTCTGAACTTAGTTTTAACTactccaattttttaaaattccaataatacccttttcttttaaatatggTACGTGGCAATGTCATATCTATCAAGCATGTTTTTAAAGACATATAGCCACAAGACATACAGCTACAcaaggtttccagcctatatatcATTCTTAAatgatcgattttttttattggccaatcatgcttccgtaaaataaatttaacagtTTACCTTTATGATCAGAGTACCGTCGAGTTATATCCACGGGGTTTTACAGACTGTTTCTTACAGCCTAACCACACAGTCGCAACAGATGGTTCCTAATGCAGATTCCTTCAACAGCACTTAGCATAACCCTGTTTCGTTTCCTACTTCATGTGTATGATAAAGAAGTTCAATTTGAAACTAATACATGAGAGATGCAAAAACATTGgttcttttattcaaacatacagaatattattacatagtaacctcctGTAGATGAGTAGCCGAACTCAAAACATACATAAACTTGAAAGAAAACATTACAACttgtttgaaagaaaatgaagaggttgATCAATCTCTTCATCTTCCTTCTgtcttcttatttatagaagctCCTTCGGATTTGTTTTTCGGACTTCAAACTCTTActataatttttctttaatgCCTTCCAGCTGTGATTGGCACTATCTCCTGAGTGGGTTGAGTGGGTGGTTGAATGGTCCCCTCCACCTTTTCTTGATTTATCTcttttctagattattaatgTAGATATTGCTCGTTCTTCTGATCTTATCTCCTGACATATCCAGTAGATATGTGTTTGTATTATATCAGCCGAGATCTCGTTTCCTGCTTCTTTTAACCGTTCGTGGAAATCTTTAAAATTCTTCAGCTGCTTTCTTAATGCTTTAATCTGTCTTTTAGAAACCTTAAGATATGTAGCATATATTTTCTTTGGTTCTAAATTTCGGTTTAAACCTTGTGTGATTTTCTTGTTCCCATTTATCCTTTATTTATAGGTGTAATTGGGTTCAAGTTCTCTTGTTTATTTAGTGGGTTAGTCATATGCCCACTATCTTTTGTCGGGGAATCTTTAGCTTTTGTTATCCCCAAGGAAAAGTGATGGAAGTCACACGTCTTGTTATTTTTGTCGATGAATCTTATAATTTTGATGTCTCCGAGGAGAACGTGATTGTGGTCTTTCACCACTTGGTCCTCTGACTAGCCTTTATTTGagtgaaatttattttaaaatgacattttttttCTTGCAAATCCAGTAAGTTTTCTTTGATCTTGATTTTGACATGGACCGATTTCTGCATCTGGTTCTATATTCTCTTCTTTCAACATGCCTTCCTCTTACATTTAAGCCTTCACCAGCATATTTATATTGTTTACCTGCTACCCTCATATCCAATTCCCTTAAATAAGCAGACTCTATAACTTCTTCAAGTGTCAGAGTGTCTCTCCCATACTTAAGATTATCCTTCAGTTGATCATATGGATTTGGCAAAGAATTCAGTAGGAATATAGCCTCGTCTTCTTCATCAATAGACACCTCTATGTTCTCTAAATCAGAGAGTTACTCAGTGAATTCATCAATATTTTCATCTATGGTCTTGTTCCCATCCATCTTAAATCCATAGAATCGTTGTTTCAAATAAATTCTATTGAGAAGAGCCTTGGACATATAAAATTGTTATGACTTATTCCACATGTCACGAGTTGATTTCTCCTTCACAACATTCCTAAGGATTTGATCGCTTAAACTTAGAACAATTTTATTTCTTGATTTAATTATGATCTCTCCTTTGTTTATAATGGTGTCTGGCATTTTCGATTCATCCTTTAGAGCC harbors:
- the LOC140964719 gene encoding cystinosin homolog isoform X1, which codes for MASWNSDHLEVLYYVLGWVAFFSWSISFYPQVFLNFHRKSVVGLNFDFVLLNLTKHSSYLIYNASLFFSSTVQRQYREKFGFNEMIPVAANDVAFSAHAVLLTAFTLFQIAIYDRGNQKVSKTSVGIVSVAWFSAAVCIFLAIPRNSWFWLVSCFNMIQVVMTIIKYIPQAFLNFQRKSTVGFSIGNILLDFFGGLTNYCQMAVQSIDQNSWVIFYGNIGKTMISLVSVFFDILFMFQHFVLYRSKKSDISADPTAVRKEPLLEPSERLAF
- the LOC140964719 gene encoding cystinosin homolog isoform X3 codes for the protein MASWNSDHLEVLYYVLGWVAFFSWSISFYPQVFLNFHRKSVVGLNFDFVLLNLTKHSSYLIYNASLFFSSTVQRQYREKFGFNEMIPVAANDVAFSAHAVLLTAFTLFQIAIYDRGNQKVSKTSVGIVSVAWFSAAVCIFLAIPRNSWFWLVSCFNMIQVVMTIIKYIPQAFLNFQRKSTVGFSIGNILLDFFGGLTNYCQMAVQSIDQNSWVIFYGNIGKTMISLHFVLYRSKKSDISADPTAVVTRE
- the LOC140964719 gene encoding cystinosin homolog isoform X2; amino-acid sequence: MASWNSDHLEVLYYVLGWVAFFSWSISFYPQVFLNFHRKSVVGLNFDFVLLNLTKHSSYLIYNASLFFSSTVQRQYREKFGFNEMIPVAANDVAFSAHAVLLTAFTLFQIAIYDRGNQKVSKTSVGIVSVAWFSAAVCIFLAIPRNSWFWLVSCFNMIQVVMTIIKYIPQAFLNFQRKSTVGFSIGNILLDFFGGLTNYCQMAVQSIDQNSWVIFYGNIGKTMISLHFVLYRSKKSDISADPTAVRKEPLLEPSERLAF